A window from Zingiber officinale cultivar Zhangliang chromosome 7A, Zo_v1.1, whole genome shotgun sequence encodes these proteins:
- the LOC121999191 gene encoding receptor protein kinase TMK1-like encodes MAETRNCTPYAALVFFFLFYLLVIDLCCQCRGENTDDTTMYELTRSLYGVPSNWKPQLDPCTWDDAICSRDRVIAINLAQSGISGSLSPTHGNLTSLTSLQLEFNNICGPLPRLSKLSSLRKIYLQANSFDSIPSGFFIGLSSLQEISLDDLPLTTWSLSQDITSATRLVYFSAINAYHTGLIPDFLGSLSSLDILHLSYNLLTSPLPSSFVGSILTKLFLDHQQSRDKISDWPIPDLSNLKVLESFEVHGNSLMGIMPQSLAACLCLRIVNLSNNMLQGPLPSFTIKSFIQLLLSNNNLTGTIPDSLAQIHILKILDVTNNNLSRDMPKFHSSVKVETDGNPNLCNNSDSRGEISSPTSGAPSPLDKLSIVGIIIAGVVRIACSVGLLLYHLIKKNKKKFELSIENVNAYRDEPKSLHMSIQALKMTTNNFSEDFILDKGGFGIIYKGNLSGTLITVKKSISDFMGQNGQQEFKKEIDVLKKRRRHRSLVPLLVALGVGIPFAGH; translated from the exons ATGGCCGAGACGAGGAATTGCACTCCCTACGCCGCcttggtcttcttcttcctcttctactTACTTGTGATAGATCTATGCTGTCAATGTCGTGGTGAAAATACAGATGATACAACCATGTATGAACTGACACGGTCCCTCTATGGGGTTCCTTCCAACTGGAAGCCCCAGTTAGATCCTTGCACCTGGGATGATGCTATTTGCTCCCGCGACCGCGTAATTGCAATAAATCTTGCTCAGAGCGGTATTTCCGGAAGCCTTTCACCAACACATGGAAATCTTACCTCACTCACGTCTCTTCAACTGGAGTTCAACAACATTTGCGGCCCTCTACCTCGCCTCAGCAAACTCTCCTCGCTCCGGAAGATATACCTCCAAGCCAATTCCTTTGATTCCATCCCAAGTGGATTTTTCATCGGACTCTCCTCCCTCCAAGAGATCTCTTTAGATGATCTCCCTCTCACCACTTGGAGCCTCTCCCAGGACATCACTTCCGCAACTAGACTCGTCTACTTTTCCGCCATCAACGCTTACCACACAGGCTTGATTCCCGACTTCCTTGGCTCCTTATCGAGCCTCGACATTCTCCATCTCTCTTACAACTTGCTCACCAGCCCCCTCCCGAGCTCCTTCGTCGGCTCCATCCTCACGAAACTCTTCCTTGATCACCAGCAATCTCGTGACAAGATCTCCGACT GGCCAATTCCTGATCTATCCAACCTCAAGGTCCTTGAATCCTTCGAGGTCCATGGCAACTCCCTCATGGGCATTATGCCGCAATCTCTCGCTGCCTGCCTTTGCCTTAGGATTGTGAACCTCTCTAACAACATGTTACAGGGCCCTCTTCCGTCGTTCACCATCAAATCCTTCATTCAGTTGTTATTAAGCAACAATAATCTCACCGGAACAATCCCTGATAGCTTGGCTCAGATCCATATTCTCAAAATATTAGATGTCACTAATAACAACCTCAGTCGGGATATGCCAAAATTTCATAGCTCTGTTAAGGTTGAAACTGATGGAAATCCCAATCTTTGTAACAACTCTGACTCAAGAGGTGAAATATCTTCTCCAACAAGTGGGGCACCTAGTCCTCTAGACAAACTCTCAATTGTGGGTATCATCATAGCTGGGGTGGTTCGTATAGCTTGTTCAGTAGGACTTTTACTGTATCACCTcataaagaagaacaagaagaaattTGAACTTAGCATTGAGAATGTAAATGCATACCGTGATGAACCTAAAAGCTTGCATATGTCTATTCAAGCATTGAAAATGACCACAAATAATTTCAGTGAGGATTTTATATTGGATAAGGGCGGTTTTGGAATCATTTACAAAGGAAATCTCAGTGGAACATTAATTACTGTGAAGAAAAGTATATCTGATTTCATGGGTCAAAATGGCCAACAAGAGTTCAAAAAAGAGATTGATGTTCTTAAAAAG CGCCGACGCCACAGAAGCCTCGTTCCTTTGCTCGTCGCCCTCGGCGTGGGGATCCCGTTCGCCGGACATTGA